From a single Papilio machaon chromosome 19, ilPapMach1.1, whole genome shotgun sequence genomic region:
- the LOC106708351 gene encoding tRNA pseudouridine(38/39) synthase, with translation MAKLPPKEKKTKNITREELLNLDKNDLVDKIIQLEAHNSQLKNIISKRGNGDEMISSAEVNKKQFDFKKCHFRRVLLRILYFGWNYQGLAVQEDTTQTIEHHLFHALTKSCLIENRESSQYHRCGRTDKGVSAFGQVISISLRSKHSSDQQNTPESINSELPYCKTLNRLLPKDIRAVAWMPIPDDKPDYSARFDCKKRQYKYYFPRSNLDLDKMKEACHSIIGLKDFRNLCKMDVGNGVTEFYREIFKANIIPMDNNDKDKPTSMYCLQIEGNAFLWHQIRCIMGLLLLIGEGNEEPDVISKLLDVENYPRKPQYNMALDLPLNLYNCSYDLEDSNEWIYDFNELKSVIKILQSDWTIHSIKSTMIIDTLRQLELEYSKLSEKKEEDINKKAKVLAYTDCLLQGVKSKVYTPLLKRETCTSLEEKIEYYKKK, from the exons ATGGCTAAACTTCCGCCAAAggagaagaaaacaaaaaacataacccGTGAAGAACTTCTTAATTTGGATAAAAAT GACttagttgataaaataatacaattagaAGCTCATAATTcacaattgaaaaatattataagcaaGAGAGGCAATGGAGATGAGATGATTTCTAGTGCAGAAGTTAACAAAAagcaatttgattttaaaaa ATGTCACTTCAGGAGAGTACttttaagaatattatattttggttGGAACTACCAAGGTCTGGCAGTGCAGGAGGATACAACACAAACAATAGAACATCATTTGTTTCATGCTCTGACTAAGTcatgtttaatagaaaatcgAGAATCATCTCAGTATCATAGGTGTGGACGAACTGATAAAGGTGTCAGTGCTTTCGGTCAG GTCATATCAATATCCCTTAGAAGCAAGCATTCTTCGGACCAACAGAATACTCCAGAGTCCATAAATTCAGAGTTGCCATACTGCAAGACTTTGAACCGCCTTCTGCCAAAAGACATTCGTGCGGTAGCATGGATGCCAATACCTGATGATAAACCTGATTACAGTGCCAg GTTTGATTGCAAGAAACGTCAGTACAAATATTACTTCCCACGATCAAATCTCGATTTAGACAAGATGAAAGAAGCCTGCCATAGTATCATTGGTTTGAAAGATTTCCGAAATCTGTGCAAAATGGATGTTGGAAATGGTGTTACAGAATTTTATCGAGAGATATTTAAAGCTAATATTATTCCCATGGATAATAATGACAAagataaac CTACATCTATGTACTGTCTGCAAATAGAAGGAAACGCTTTTCTTTGGCATCAAATAAGATGTATTATGGGCTTATTACTGCTCATTGGGGAAGGTAATGAAGAACCAGATGTTATTTCCAAATTATTGGATGTTGAAAACTATCCAAG AAAACCACAATACAACATGGCGTTGGATCTTCCATTGAATCTATATAACTGTTCCTATGATTTAGAGGACTCCAATGAATGGATTTACGATTTTAATGAACTCAagtctgttataaaaattctgCAAAGCGATTGgacaatacatagtataaa GTCAACTATGATTATTGATACTCTTAGGCAATTAGAGCTTGAATATAGTAAATTAAGTGAAAAAAAGGAAGaagatattaataagaaagcTAAAGTGTTGGCTTACACTGACTGTTTACTGCAAGGCGTTAAATCGAAGGTTTACACACCTTTACTAAAGAGAGAAACATGTA caagtttagaagaaaaaatagaatactataagaagaaa